A genomic region of Oryza glaberrima chromosome 1, OglaRS2, whole genome shotgun sequence contains the following coding sequences:
- the LOC127760145 gene encoding glycine-rich RNA-binding protein 4, mitochondrial-like, with the protein MAAFNKLGSFLRHSGLTSSASAGSSPAMFNAARLMSTKLFVGGLSWNTNDDSLREAFTSFGDVTEARVINDRESGRSRGFGFVSFANGDDAKSAMDAMDGKELEGRSIRVNFANERPPGNRGGGGYGGGGGGYGNQGGYGDGNRGYGGQY; encoded by the exons ATGGCGGCCTTCAACAAGCTCGGTAGCTTCCTCAGGCACAGTGGCTTGACAAGCAGTGCCTCGGCCGGCTCTTCCCCTGCCATGTTCAATGCTGCTCGTCTGATGTCCACCAAGCTTTTCGTTGGTG GTCTTTCTTGGAATACTAATGACGATTCGCTGAGAGAGGCATTCACCAGCTTCGGGGATGTGACTGAAG CTCGGGTGATCAATGACAGAGAATCTGGAAGGTCAAGAGGGTTTGGCTTTGTTAGCTTTGCCAATGGCGATGATGCCAAGAGTGCCATGGATGCCATGGACGGTAAG GAACTTGAGGGACGGAGTATCCGCGTGAACTTCGCGAATGAGAGACCTCCAGGGAAccgaggtggcggcgggtatggtggtggtggcggtggttaTGGCAACCAAGGAGGCTATGGTGATGGCAACCGAGGCTATGGAGGGCAGTACTAA
- the LOC127760146 gene encoding uncharacterized protein LOC127760146, whose translation MDPSHHHHHHHHHRLHLHLDPRHHHHVHIRFCPHNHGHITPHPLAPAPAPAPAPAAHRTTPAAPWPLHAGAGPNDGPQGEATNEAAALHLEQAEEVILVGEEEEEEEEPVFVLTDEWAEFFAKSDAKRRLAKQQQKKNKGRKK comes from the exons ATGGATCCttcacaccaccaccaccaccaccaccaccaccgtctccacctccacctcgatccgcggcaccaccaccacgtccACATCCGCTTCTGCCCCCACAATCATGGCCACATCACCCCCCACCCGCTCGCTcccgctccggctccggctccggctccggccgcCCACCGCACGACACCGGCGGCTCCTTGGCCGCTGCACGCCGGCGCGGGGCCGAACGACGG GCCGCAGGGGGAGGCGACgaacgaggcggcggcgctgcatcTGGAGCAAGCAGAGGAGGTGATTTtggtcggggaggaggaggaggaagaggaggagccgGTTTTTGTTCTGACCGACGAGTGGGCGGAATTCTTCGCCAAATCCGACGCAAAGAGGAGACTCG CTAaacagcagcagaagaagaacaagggTCGGAAGAAGTAG